From a single Dehalococcoidia bacterium genomic region:
- a CDS encoding DUF488 family protein, translating into MIRLKRAYDPPAPEDGERYLVDRLWPRGLSRDALQLQGWLRDLAPSDDLRRWFGHDSARWSQFQQRYRQELQEPAKQALLRQLAERARNGTVTLVYAAQDQEHNNAVVLKRVLEEMLAGET; encoded by the coding sequence GTGATCAGGCTCAAGCGCGCCTACGACCCCCCGGCACCCGAGGACGGCGAGCGCTATCTGGTGGACCGCCTCTGGCCCCGCGGCCTGAGCCGGGACGCCCTGCAGCTGCAGGGGTGGCTGCGCGACCTGGCCCCCAGCGACGACCTGCGACGTTGGTTCGGGCACGACTCGGCCAGGTGGTCCCAGTTCCAGCAGCGTTACCGTCAGGAGCTGCAGGAGCCGGCGAAGCAGGCGCTGCTGCGCCAGCTGGCCGAGAGGGCCCGTAACGGCACCGTGACCCTCGTCTATGCCGCCCAGGACCAGGAGCACAACAACGCTGTCGTCCTGAAGCGGGTCCTGGAAGAGATGCTGGCGGGCGAAACATGA
- a CDS encoding vitamin B12-dependent ribonucleotide reductase, which produces MLIEARGQTEQQHRTGQLARFFTRPGVDPFDEVEWERRTALIEGPDGRPVFQQEDVEFPKAWSQQATNVVASKYFRGPLGTPQRERSVKQLIGRVVDTIASWGQKGGYFSSEEEMETFRQELKFLLLHQYACFNSPVWFNVGIEERPQCSACFILSIEDSMESILDWYKTEGKIFKGGSGAGINLSPLRSSKERLSSGGVASGPVSFMRGADAIAGTIKSGGKTRRAAKMVVLNVDHPDIEEFIWCKAKEERKARALVQSGWDPSLDSELWISIQYQNANNSVRVTDEFMRAVLEDGEWQTRYVTTGEVCQTYRARDLLRQMAQAAWECADPGIQYDTTINDWHTCPNSGRINASNPCSEYMHLDDSACNLASLNLLKFLREDDTFDIEAFKQAVAVVITAQEIIVDNSSYPTEKIERNARDYRQLGLGYSNLGALLMTLGLPYDSEEGRAYAAALTALMTGHAYAVSARIAARMGPFAGYERNREPMLRVIRKHREHAYRIYELGRYGRLAPAPEPGEPEWTARVPGLRDLVAAAQAAWDEALALGEEHGYRNAQVSVIAPTGTISFMMDCDTTGIEPELALVKYKALVGGGVMRLVNRAVPRALRRLGYSPEQIEEIMAYIDSRGTIEGAPHLREEHLPVFDCAFKAPGGQRSIHWMGHIRMMGAVQPFISGAISKTVNLPEDATVEDVEQAFIEGWRHGLKALAIYRDNSKNVRVLTTRKEDVEGKKEEPRPVRRRLPDTRRSLTHKFSIEGHEGYITVGLYEDGSPGEIFITMAKEGSTLSGTMDAFATAISLALQYGVPLRDLVYKFSHMRFEPSGRTENPEIPVAQSIVDYIFRWLASQFLSEEEKEELGVLSPAVREKLSREGPKQLALPVVEARANGHGRDDAPPCPACGWIMVRRGACYCCDNCGTTTGCG; this is translated from the coding sequence ATGTTGATCGAGGCACGGGGCCAGACAGAACAGCAGCACCGAACGGGGCAGCTGGCGCGCTTCTTCACCAGGCCGGGGGTGGACCCCTTCGACGAGGTGGAGTGGGAGCGGCGCACCGCCCTCATCGAGGGGCCCGACGGCAGACCCGTCTTCCAGCAGGAGGACGTGGAGTTCCCCAAGGCCTGGTCCCAGCAGGCCACCAACGTCGTCGCCTCCAAGTACTTCCGCGGGCCTCTGGGCACACCCCAGCGCGAGCGCTCCGTGAAGCAACTCATCGGCCGCGTGGTGGACACCATCGCCTCCTGGGGCCAGAAGGGCGGCTACTTCTCGTCCGAGGAGGAGATGGAGACCTTCCGCCAGGAGCTGAAGTTCCTCCTCCTGCACCAGTACGCCTGCTTCAACTCGCCCGTCTGGTTCAACGTGGGCATCGAGGAGCGCCCCCAGTGCTCCGCCTGCTTCATCCTCTCCATCGAGGACTCCATGGAGTCCATCCTGGACTGGTACAAGACGGAGGGGAAGATCTTCAAGGGCGGCTCGGGGGCTGGCATCAACCTCTCGCCCCTGCGCTCCTCCAAGGAGCGACTCTCCTCGGGCGGCGTCGCCTCGGGACCCGTCTCCTTCATGCGCGGGGCCGACGCCATCGCCGGCACCATCAAGTCGGGGGGCAAGACGCGACGGGCGGCCAAGATGGTCGTCCTGAACGTGGACCACCCCGACATCGAGGAGTTCATCTGGTGCAAGGCCAAGGAGGAGCGCAAGGCCCGCGCCCTGGTGCAGTCGGGCTGGGACCCCTCCCTGGACTCGGAGCTGTGGATCAGCATCCAGTACCAGAACGCCAACAACTCGGTGCGGGTGACCGACGAGTTCATGCGCGCCGTGCTGGAGGACGGCGAATGGCAGACGCGCTACGTCACCACCGGCGAGGTCTGCCAGACCTACCGCGCCCGCGACCTGCTGCGGCAGATGGCCCAGGCCGCCTGGGAGTGCGCCGACCCGGGCATCCAGTACGACACCACCATCAACGACTGGCACACCTGCCCCAACTCGGGGCGCATCAACGCCAGCAACCCCTGCTCCGAATACATGCACCTGGACGACTCGGCCTGCAACCTGGCCTCCCTCAACCTGCTCAAGTTCCTGCGCGAGGACGACACCTTCGACATCGAGGCCTTCAAGCAGGCGGTGGCGGTCGTGATCACCGCTCAGGAGATCATCGTCGACAACTCGTCCTACCCCACCGAGAAGATCGAGCGCAACGCCCGCGACTACCGCCAGCTGGGCCTGGGCTACTCTAACCTGGGCGCCCTGCTCATGACCCTGGGCCTCCCCTACGACTCGGAGGAGGGGCGGGCCTACGCCGCCGCCCTGACGGCCCTCATGACCGGCCACGCCTATGCCGTCTCGGCCCGCATCGCCGCCCGCATGGGCCCCTTCGCCGGATACGAGCGCAACCGGGAGCCCATGCTGAGGGTCATCCGCAAGCACCGGGAGCACGCCTATCGCATCTACGAGCTGGGGCGCTACGGCCGCCTGGCCCCGGCGCCGGAACCCGGCGAGCCGGAGTGGACGGCACGGGTGCCGGGCCTGCGCGACCTGGTGGCGGCGGCGCAGGCGGCCTGGGACGAGGCCCTGGCCCTGGGCGAGGAGCACGGCTACCGCAACGCCCAGGTGAGCGTCATCGCCCCCACCGGCACCATCAGCTTCATGATGGACTGCGACACCACCGGCATCGAGCCGGAGCTGGCGCTGGTCAAATACAAGGCACTGGTGGGCGGGGGCGTCATGCGTCTGGTGAACCGCGCCGTTCCCAGGGCGCTCCGGCGGCTGGGATACTCGCCGGAGCAGATCGAGGAGATCATGGCCTACATCGACTCCCGCGGCACCATCGAGGGGGCGCCCCACCTGCGGGAGGAGCACCTGCCGGTGTTCGACTGCGCCTTCAAGGCCCCCGGGGGCCAGCGCTCCATCCACTGGATGGGGCACATCCGCATGATGGGTGCCGTGCAGCCCTTCATTTCGGGTGCCATTTCCAAGACGGTGAACCTGCCCGAGGACGCTACCGTTGAGGACGTAGAGCAGGCCTTCATCGAGGGGTGGCGGCACGGGCTGAAGGCGCTGGCCATCTACCGCGACAACTCCAAGAACGTGCGGGTGCTGACCACCCGCAAGGAGGACGTAGAGGGCAAGAAGGAGGAGCCGAGGCCGGTGCGCAGGCGCCTGCCCGACACTCGCAGGTCCCTCACCCACAAGTTCTCCATCGAGGGGCACGAGGGCTACATCACGGTGGGCCTCTACGAGGACGGGTCGCCGGGGGAGATCTTCATCACCATGGCCAAGGAGGGGAGCACCCTCTCGGGCACCATGGACGCCTTCGCTACGGCCATCTCCCTGGCCCTGCAGTACGGGGTTCCCCTGCGGGACCTGGTCTACAAGTTCAGCCACATGCGCTTCGAGCCCTCGGGCCGCACCGAGAACCCGGAGATTCCGGTGGCCCAGAGCATCGTGGACTACATCTTCCGCTGGCTGGCCTCCCAGTTCCTGTCGGAGGAGGAGAAGGAGGAGCTGGGGGTGCTCTCGCCGGCGGTGCGGGAGAAGCTGTCGCGGGAAGGGCCGAAGCAGCTGGCCCTGCCCGTAGTGGAGGCCCGGGCCAACGGCCACGGCCGCGACGACGCGCCGCCCTGTCCGGCCTGCGGCTGGATCATGGTGCGTCGGGGCGCCTGCTACTGCTGCGACAACTGCGGCACCACCACCGGGTGCGGGTAA
- the nrdR gene encoding transcriptional regulator NrdR, whose translation MDSRPGPGGIRRRRECLACGRRFSTMERVELENVMVVKKDGRREPFSREKVLAGVRKACEKRPIPTGALEELVERVEREVYALGKAEVPTSYIGDLVMEELRRLDRIAYIRFASVYRAFADVDELERELEALKAGWPRPEVPPGQLVLLPEVRREADRVRLRRLSPQSGRGRRPVEGR comes from the coding sequence ATGGACTCCCGTCCCGGGCCGGGCGGCATCCGGCGGCGGCGGGAGTGCCTGGCCTGCGGCCGTCGCTTCAGCACCATGGAGCGGGTGGAGCTGGAAAACGTGATGGTGGTGAAGAAGGACGGCCGTCGGGAGCCCTTCTCGCGCGAGAAGGTGCTGGCCGGGGTGCGCAAGGCCTGCGAGAAGCGGCCCATCCCCACCGGCGCCCTGGAGGAGCTGGTGGAGCGGGTGGAGCGGGAGGTCTACGCCCTGGGCAAGGCGGAGGTGCCCACCAGCTACATCGGCGACCTGGTGATGGAGGAGCTGCGGCGCCTGGACCGCATCGCCTACATCCGCTTCGCCAGCGTGTACCGGGCCTTCGCCGACGTGGACGAGCTGGAGCGGGAACTGGAGGCGTTGAAGGCCGGCTGGCCCCGCCCCGAAGTGCCCCCGGGCCAGCTGGTCCTGCTGCCGGAGGTGAGAAGGGAAGCTGATCGCGTGAGGTTGCGTCGTCTATCTCCGCAGAGCGGCAGGGGCCGGAGGCCCGTGGAGGGGAGGTGA
- the ftsZ gene encoding cell division protein FtsZ: protein MAGKTSEGRRGELDGLPAIKVVGVGGGGCNAVNRMIQVGIHGVEFIAVNTDAQALMRCEADVKIRIGDRLTKGLGVGGDPEKGRQAAEESLDELKEALKGAEMVFITAGMGGGTGTGAAPLVAQVARHVGALTVAVVTKPFSFEGAKRRRNAEEGISRLRGEVDTLIVIPNDRLLSVCDQKTTLQEAFLLADDILRQGIQGIAELITVPGDINLDFADVRRIMADAGPAMMAIGRARGENRAVEAAQAAIRSPLLDVSIHGAKGVLFNFTSNGNMSLHELNMAAQVITEVVDPDAEIIFGTATDPNLDDEVKITLIAVGFEPQMERRPSAQEDDEWRRLRHEMPNLSDTDLPSFLRRGVSLR from the coding sequence ATGGCAGGAAAGACATCGGAAGGCCGTCGGGGCGAGCTGGACGGGCTCCCCGCCATCAAGGTGGTGGGAGTGGGTGGAGGTGGCTGCAACGCCGTCAATCGCATGATCCAGGTAGGCATTCACGGCGTCGAGTTCATCGCCGTCAACACCGACGCCCAGGCCCTGATGCGCTGCGAGGCCGATGTCAAGATCCGCATCGGCGACCGCCTCACCAAGGGCCTCGGCGTGGGGGGAGACCCCGAGAAGGGACGCCAGGCCGCCGAGGAGTCCCTGGACGAACTGAAGGAGGCCCTCAAGGGCGCCGAGATGGTGTTCATCACTGCCGGCATGGGCGGCGGCACCGGCACCGGCGCTGCCCCCCTGGTGGCCCAGGTGGCGAGGCACGTGGGCGCCCTGACGGTGGCGGTGGTGACCAAGCCCTTCTCCTTCGAGGGGGCCAAGCGCCGCCGCAACGCCGAAGAGGGCATAAGCCGCCTGCGGGGCGAGGTGGACACCCTCATCGTCATCCCCAACGACCGCCTCCTGAGCGTGTGCGACCAGAAGACGACGCTGCAGGAGGCCTTCCTGCTGGCCGATGACATCCTGCGCCAGGGGATCCAGGGCATCGCCGAGCTGATAACGGTGCCTGGGGACATCAACCTGGACTTCGCCGACGTGCGCCGCATCATGGCCGACGCCGGCCCGGCCATGATGGCCATCGGTCGCGCCCGCGGCGAGAACCGGGCCGTGGAGGCCGCCCAGGCGGCCATTCGCAGCCCGCTGCTGGACGTGAGCATCCACGGCGCCAAGGGGGTGCTGTTCAACTTCACCTCCAACGGCAACATGTCCCTGCACGAGCTTAACATGGCGGCCCAGGTCATCACCGAGGTGGTGGACCCCGACGCCGAGATTATCTTCGGCACCGCCACCGACCCCAACCTGGATGACGAGGTGAAGATAACCCTCATCGCCGTGGGCTTCGAGCCGCAGATGGAGCGACGGCCCTCGGCCCAAGAGGACGACGAGTGGCGTCGGCTGCGCCACGAGATGCCCAACCTTTCGGACACCGACCTGCCCTCCTTTCTTCGGCGGGGGGTCAGTCTCCGCTAA
- the ftsA gene encoding cell division protein FtsA has product MKRSAVLGAVDVGSSKICTLLAEITPDDDIRLLGVGVAAAQGVRKGLVDNIKAATEAIAASIERAERASGMRLPPCFVSISGNHLACLNHKGVATVPGGRRAIRHEDIRRALEDAQAVSLPSDREILHIMPRSFVLDGQETVSDPIGMFGQRLDVEVHLVTASVTAVQNLCQALDGAGVQVEALVASPLAAAEAVLEEEEKRHGVVVVDIGGGTTDVVVFLDGMPYHTASLPVGGYHFTHDLVLGLRVPFSVAEEAKLRYGAALPSRVNPEETVELESFGGQRHKSVPRRRLAEILQARAEEVLEMVYLDVRRAGFDDMIAAGLVLTGGTATLPGLDELAEQLLHVPVRIGLPKGTYGLADAVSGPAFAASVGLLRWAAYSDGWTGPSRGRRSGIAGVAAAGGGLWERLKRWLKILVPQ; this is encoded by the coding sequence GTGAAGAGGTCTGCCGTCCTGGGCGCTGTGGATGTGGGGAGCAGCAAGATCTGCACCCTGCTGGCAGAGATAACCCCCGACGATGACATCCGCCTCCTCGGGGTGGGGGTGGCTGCTGCCCAGGGGGTACGCAAGGGCCTGGTGGACAACATCAAGGCCGCCACCGAGGCCATCGCCGCCTCCATCGAGCGGGCCGAGAGGGCCAGCGGCATGCGCCTACCCCCCTGCTTCGTCTCTATCAGCGGCAATCACCTGGCCTGCCTGAACCACAAGGGGGTGGCCACCGTCCCTGGCGGCCGACGGGCCATCCGCCATGAGGACATCCGCCGCGCCCTGGAAGACGCCCAGGCCGTCAGCCTGCCCAGCGACCGCGAGATCCTGCACATCATGCCCCGCTCCTTCGTGCTGGACGGCCAGGAGACGGTGAGCGACCCCATCGGCATGTTCGGCCAGCGGCTGGACGTGGAAGTCCACCTGGTGACGGCCTCCGTCACCGCCGTGCAGAACCTGTGCCAGGCCCTGGACGGAGCTGGCGTGCAGGTGGAGGCGCTGGTGGCCTCCCCCCTGGCCGCTGCCGAGGCCGTGCTGGAGGAAGAGGAGAAGCGCCACGGCGTGGTGGTCGTGGACATCGGTGGCGGCACCACCGATGTCGTCGTCTTCCTGGACGGGATGCCCTACCACACCGCCAGCCTGCCGGTGGGCGGTTATCACTTCACCCACGACCTGGTCTTGGGGCTGCGGGTGCCCTTCTCGGTGGCGGAAGAGGCCAAGCTGCGCTACGGGGCTGCCCTGCCCAGTCGAGTCAACCCTGAAGAGACGGTGGAGCTGGAGTCCTTCGGTGGGCAGCGCCACAAGAGCGTGCCCCGCCGGCGTCTGGCGGAAATCCTCCAGGCTCGGGCTGAGGAGGTCCTGGAGATGGTCTACCTGGACGTCCGCCGCGCCGGTTTCGATGACATGATCGCCGCCGGACTCGTGCTGACGGGGGGCACCGCCACTCTGCCAGGCCTGGACGAACTGGCCGAGCAGCTGCTGCACGTGCCGGTGCGCATCGGCCTGCCCAAGGGCACCTACGGCCTGGCCGATGCCGTCAGCGGGCCGGCCTTCGCCGCCAGCGTGGGCCTTCTGCGCTGGGCGGCCTACAGCGATGGCTGGACGGGGCCGTCGCGCGGTCGCCGCAGCGGCATCGCCGGCGTCGCAGCGGCCGGCGGCGGCCTGTGGGAGCGACTGAAGCGCTGGCTGAAGATCCTGGTACCGCAGTAG
- a CDS encoding FtsQ-type POTRA domain-containing protein, translated as MRRSRGERGPIRPYVLLGQREQLLLRRRRWRRLLLGLAVVAPLAAALGIYLSPLLRVQTVEVRGTRVLRAEDVVALADLEGKSMLRLPVEEVQQRVSQLDMVKAVQVQAVFPNRVVITVQERQPWGYWRRGDENYVVDDEGVVLRGVSPSQDVPTIIDATGGGPLKPGERVSASAISLAVRLRQELPQSLGIRPDGFRFTAQDGLVVSTDAGYQAVLGDSNGLDYKLQVWQAVQRQFGPQELRGRVLDLRFGDRPALR; from the coding sequence ATGCGCCGGAGTAGGGGCGAGCGCGGGCCCATTCGCCCCTATGTGCTGCTGGGCCAGCGGGAGCAACTCCTGTTGCGCCGGCGGCGTTGGCGTCGGCTGCTGCTGGGGCTGGCCGTGGTGGCCCCGCTGGCGGCTGCCCTGGGCATCTACCTCTCGCCCCTGCTGCGGGTGCAGACGGTGGAGGTGCGGGGGACTCGGGTGTTGAGGGCCGAGGACGTGGTTGCTCTGGCTGATTTGGAGGGGAAGAGCATGCTGCGCCTGCCCGTCGAAGAGGTGCAGCAGCGTGTCTCCCAGCTGGACATGGTCAAGGCGGTGCAGGTGCAGGCCGTATTCCCCAACAGGGTGGTTATCACCGTCCAGGAGCGGCAGCCCTGGGGGTACTGGCGAAGGGGGGACGAGAACTACGTGGTAGACGACGAAGGCGTGGTGTTGCGAGGGGTCTCCCCGTCGCAAGATGTTCCCACTATAATTGACGCGACTGGCGGAGGGCCCCTGAAACCAGGCGAGCGCGTCAGCGCTTCAGCCATCTCCCTCGCCGTGCGCCTGCGCCAGGAGCTGCCGCAGTCGCTGGGTATCAGGCCGGATGGTTTCCGGTTTACGGCACAGGACGGGCTGGTGGTGAGCACCGACGCCGGCTACCAGGCGGTCCTGGGCGACAGCAACGGCCTGGACTACAAGCTGCAGGTGTGGCAGGCCGTCCAGCGCCAGTTCGGCCCGCAGGAACTGAGGGGTCGAGTGCTGGACCTGCGCTTCGGGGATCGCCCCGCCCTGCGCTGA
- a CDS encoding D-alanine--D-alanine ligase, with translation MSAGRLRVAVLFGGRSAEHEVSVVSAQGVLSHMDPDRFQPIPFGVTRQGVWLTPRETEEALKAVPLNSYRPLPSAEGAVPPLRPQVLSALLQADVVFPLIHGPHGEDGTVQGLLELLGLPYVGAGVAASAVGMDKALMKALFRQAGLPTAEFVVISKARWQREPQAVEAEIRERLGLPCFVKPANLGSSVGISKVKVWGDLPRALAEAFRYDHKALVERAVAGREIEVAVLGNHDPIASPPGEVVPHREFYDYRAKYLEEGTRLVAPVALPTAMERRLQEMAIAAFRAIDCAGMARVDFFLAGEEPIVNEINTIPGFTPISMYPRLWEAAGLGYRELITRLIELGLERHRERQGRLYAPE, from the coding sequence ATGTCGGCCGGACGGTTGCGGGTGGCCGTTCTCTTCGGCGGCCGCTCGGCGGAGCACGAAGTCTCGGTCGTCTCGGCCCAGGGAGTCCTGTCCCACATGGACCCCGACCGCTTCCAGCCCATACCCTTCGGGGTGACCCGCCAGGGGGTGTGGCTCACCCCCCGCGAGACGGAAGAGGCCCTCAAGGCGGTACCCCTCAACAGCTACCGGCCTCTGCCCTCGGCGGAGGGGGCGGTGCCTCCTCTGCGCCCCCAGGTGCTCTCGGCCCTCCTGCAAGCGGACGTCGTCTTCCCCCTCATCCACGGCCCTCACGGCGAGGATGGCACCGTGCAGGGACTGCTGGAGCTGCTGGGCCTGCCTTACGTGGGCGCCGGGGTGGCCGCCAGCGCCGTGGGGATGGACAAGGCGCTCATGAAGGCCCTCTTCCGCCAGGCCGGCCTCCCCACCGCCGAGTTCGTGGTGATATCGAAGGCTCGCTGGCAGCGGGAGCCCCAGGCAGTGGAGGCGGAGATCAGGGAGCGGTTGGGCCTGCCCTGCTTCGTCAAGCCGGCCAACCTGGGCTCCAGCGTCGGCATAAGCAAGGTCAAGGTGTGGGGGGACCTCCCCCGGGCGCTGGCCGAGGCCTTTCGCTACGACCACAAGGCCCTGGTGGAGCGGGCGGTGGCAGGAAGGGAGATCGAGGTGGCCGTCTTGGGCAACCACGACCCCATCGCCTCGCCGCCGGGCGAGGTGGTGCCCCACCGGGAGTTCTACGATTACCGCGCCAAGTACCTGGAGGAGGGGACGCGGCTGGTGGCGCCGGTGGCCCTGCCAACGGCGATGGAGCGGCGGCTTCAGGAGATGGCCATCGCCGCCTTCAGGGCCATCGATTGCGCGGGCATGGCTCGGGTCGACTTCTTCCTGGCCGGGGAGGAGCCCATCGTCAACGAGATCAACACCATCCCCGGCTTCACGCCCATCAGCATGTACCCGCGGCTCTGGGAGGCGGCTGGGCTGGGGTATCGGGAGCTAATAACGCGGCTCATCGAGCTGGGCCTGGAGCGGCACCGTGAGAGGCAGGGGCGCCTCTATGCGCCGGAGTAG
- the murB gene encoding UDP-N-acetylmuramate dehydrogenase, whose protein sequence is MITRDFLDELRRLGPVRLMEPMRRHTTWGVGGPADVYFVARSEDELVRAFVIARQHDVPVFVLGSGSNVLVGDEGIRGLVIENQATGLEGPRPDNGWLLVRAYSGTSLATAARRLAFAGVAGLEWACGIPGTVGGAVVYNAGAYGGCLRDVLVSARLADACGRVVEMGPQELALGYRGSALTRGLLRDMVVLSVDLHLWEGDPQVLKRRVRDLDARRKAAQPPGRNAGSVFKNLPDRPAWWLIDQVGLRGHRIGDAQISEKHANFILNLGKARAADIKALIDLVRQRVQERFGVDLELEVTLVGEGF, encoded by the coding sequence ATGATCACCCGCGACTTCCTGGACGAGCTCCGCCGCCTGGGGCCGGTGCGGCTGATGGAGCCCATGCGGCGGCACACCACGTGGGGCGTGGGCGGCCCGGCCGACGTCTACTTCGTCGCCCGCAGCGAGGACGAGCTGGTGCGGGCCTTCGTCATCGCCCGCCAGCACGACGTGCCCGTCTTCGTCCTGGGGTCCGGCTCCAACGTCCTGGTGGGGGACGAGGGCATAAGGGGCCTGGTCATCGAGAACCAGGCGACAGGTCTTGAGGGGCCGCGGCCGGACAACGGCTGGCTGCTGGTGCGGGCCTACAGCGGAACCAGCCTGGCCACCGCAGCCCGACGTCTGGCCTTTGCCGGGGTGGCGGGCCTGGAGTGGGCCTGTGGCATTCCCGGCACCGTAGGCGGGGCTGTGGTCTACAACGCTGGCGCCTACGGCGGCTGCCTGCGCGATGTCCTGGTATCGGCACGCCTGGCCGATGCCTGTGGCCGTGTGGTGGAGATGGGGCCGCAGGAGCTAGCCCTGGGCTACCGCGGCAGCGCCCTCACCCGCGGCCTGCTGCGAGATATGGTGGTCCTCTCGGTGGACCTGCACCTGTGGGAGGGAGACCCGCAGGTCTTGAAGCGCAGGGTGCGGGACCTGGACGCCCGCCGCAAGGCGGCCCAGCCGCCCGGTCGCAACGCCGGGTCCGTGTTCAAGAACCTCCCCGATCGCCCCGCCTGGTGGCTCATCGACCAGGTGGGCCTGCGAGGACACCGCATCGGCGACGCTCAGATATCGGAGAAGCATGCCAACTTCATCCTCAACCTGGGCAAGGCACGAGCGGCCGATATCAAGGCCCTCATCGACCTCGTCCGCCAGCGAGTGCAGGAGCGCTTCGGCGTCGACCTGGAGCTGGAAGTGACACTGGTGGGGGAGGGCTTCTGA
- the murC gene encoding UDP-N-acetylmuramate--L-alanine ligase — MMPAGHVHLMGIGGIHMSAIAVLLRGQGWRVSGCDLYPSRLTQRLQGMGIAVLTGHDPCHLEGVDMLVHTAAVRPDNPELTAARATGMPVLKRAEMVARLAQGKRVVAVAGCHGKTTTTSLVAYILWRAGLRPTFLLGGEMVGLETNVMAGDGPHFVVEADEYDAAFLHYHPWIAAVTNVEPDHLDYYVTFSRLREAFGRFLSQVQDGGQVVVWGDDPSLRELTEGALAGRPVERTYFGLQPPCQLRSDDIMLAATGAVFRVRWRQRDLGTFSTPLLGMHNVRNCLAAIGVGLALGIEPEALKEAVAEFRGVHRRFEVLGEARGVTVVDDYAHHPTEVEATLAAARQRFPGRRLVCLFQPHTYSRSRYLLDGFRSCFRSADVLLVAETYAAREDPSQGMSAAELAASVLEPPARFVGGLQQAAEAALRELRPGDVFLTVGAGDVDRVGRAVLEALSS; from the coding sequence ATGATGCCCGCGGGCCATGTCCATCTCATGGGCATCGGCGGCATCCACATGTCGGCCATCGCTGTCTTGCTGCGGGGCCAGGGATGGCGGGTGTCGGGCTGTGACCTCTATCCCTCCCGCCTCACCCAGCGGCTGCAAGGCATGGGCATCGCCGTCCTCACGGGCCATGACCCGTGCCATCTGGAAGGAGTGGACATGCTGGTCCACACCGCTGCCGTCCGCCCGGACAATCCCGAGCTGACGGCCGCCCGCGCGACGGGCATGCCCGTTCTCAAGCGGGCCGAGATGGTGGCGAGGCTCGCCCAGGGCAAGCGAGTGGTGGCGGTGGCTGGCTGCCACGGCAAGACGACCACCACCTCCCTCGTGGCCTACATCCTCTGGCGGGCGGGCCTGCGCCCCACCTTCCTCCTGGGTGGCGAAATGGTGGGGCTGGAGACCAACGTTATGGCCGGCGACGGCCCTCACTTCGTGGTGGAGGCCGACGAATACGATGCCGCCTTTCTGCACTACCATCCCTGGATCGCAGCGGTCACCAATGTCGAGCCTGACCACCTGGACTACTACGTCACCTTCTCCCGCCTGCGGGAGGCCTTCGGCCGCTTCCTGTCGCAGGTGCAGGACGGGGGGCAGGTGGTGGTGTGGGGCGACGACCCCTCTCTGCGCGAGCTGACGGAAGGTGCCCTGGCCGGCCGCCCAGTGGAAAGGACGTATTTCGGCCTCCAGCCCCCTTGCCAACTGCGGTCGGATGACATAATGTTGGCAGCTACAGGGGCTGTCTTCCGTGTTCGCTGGCGGCAGCGAGACCTGGGCACCTTCTCCACGCCCCTGCTGGGCATGCACAATGTGCGCAACTGTCTGGCCGCCATCGGAGTCGGGCTGGCCCTTGGCATAGAGCCAGAGGCGCTGAAGGAGGCGGTGGCCGAGTTCAGGGGTGTCCACCGTCGCTTCGAGGTGCTGGGCGAGGCGCGAGGCGTGACGGTAGTGGACGATTACGCTCACCACCCCACCGAGGTGGAGGCCACTCTGGCCGCTGCCCGCCAGCGCTTCCCCGGTCGCCGCCTGGTCTGTCTCTTCCAGCCCCACACCTACAGCCGCAGCAGGTACCTGCTGGACGGGTTCCGCTCCTGCTTCCGCTCCGCCGACGTGTTGCTGGTGGCCGAGACCTACGCCGCCCGCGAGGATCCCTCGCAGGGCATGAGCGCGGCCGAGCTGGCTGCCTCGGTCCTGGAACCGCCCGCCCGCTTCGTCGGTGGCCTCCAGCAGGCGGCCGAGGCCGCTCTGCGGGAGTTGCGGCCCGGCGATGTGTTCCTGACGGTAGGTGCCGGCGACGTCGACAGGGTAGGGCGCGCCGTTCTGGAGGCGCTGTCGTCATGA